A window of the Lactuca sativa cultivar Salinas chromosome 5, Lsat_Salinas_v11, whole genome shotgun sequence genome harbors these coding sequences:
- the LOC122197996 gene encoding protein TIC 214-like has translation MILKSFLLGNLVSLCMKIINSVVVVGLYYGFLTTFSIGSSYLFLLRAHIMEEGEEGTEKKVSVTTCFITGQLIMFISIYYVPLHLALCRPHTITVLALPYLLFHFFYNTHKYYFDYGSTNRNSMHNLSIQCVFLNNLIFQLFNHFILPSLMLVSLVNIFMFQCDNKIIFVTSSFVGWIIGHILLMKSIGLLVV, from the coding sequence ATGATTTTGAAATCTTTTCTACTGGGTAATCTAGTATCCTTATGCATGAAGATAATCAATTCGGTCGTTGTGGTTGGACTCTATTATGGATTTCTGACCACATTCTCCATAGGGTCCTCTTATCTCTTCCTTCTCCGAGCTCACATTatggaagaaggagaagaaggaaccGAGAAGAAGGTATCAGTAACAACTTGTTTTATTACGGGACAACTTATAATGTTCATATCGATCTATTATGTGCCTTTGCATCTAGCATTGTGTAGACCTCATACAATAACTGTCCTAGCTCTACCGTATCTTTTGTTTCATTTCTTCTACAATACTCACAAATACTACTTTGATTATGGATCTACTAATAGAAATTCAATGCATAATCTCAGCATTCAATGTGTATTCTTGAATAATCTCATTTTTCAATTATTCAATCATTTCATTTTACCAAGTTTAATGTTAGTGAGCTTAGtcaacatttttatgtttcaaTGCGACAACAAGATTATTTTTGTAACAAGTAGTTTTGTTGGTTGGATAATTGGTCACATTCTATTGATGAAATCAATTGGATTGTTAGTAGTTTAA